Proteins encoded within one genomic window of Hyalangium ruber:
- a CDS encoding FAD binding domain-containing protein: MRYAEPQTVEEGVALLASTEHARCLAGGASLVAMMHAGHAAPAMLVSLHRIQELSAITETPEGLWVGAMVRHRTVAADTRLRGAMRVVRSAAEQLAHPAIRNMATVGGSVGLADPNTEIPVALVAASAQVEVAGPSGRRLVPVESLFVDRFQTSLGRDELITRIFIPRGPEGAVGHHLRFSRVSGDYPTVSISLVLAMEGATCRQARVAVGCCGPVPLHVAAADQRLVGTPLGEQDIAEAGQLLARAASPVDDVRGSAEYRRLLIPRLLGRAVSLAREPAHG, encoded by the coding sequence ATGAGATACGCGGAACCTCAAACGGTGGAGGAGGGAGTCGCCCTCCTGGCCTCCACGGAGCATGCGCGCTGTCTCGCGGGAGGGGCCTCGCTGGTGGCGATGATGCACGCGGGACACGCCGCGCCCGCGATGCTGGTCAGCCTGCATCGGATTCAGGAACTGTCCGCCATCACCGAGACGCCAGAGGGGCTCTGGGTGGGAGCCATGGTGCGACACCGAACCGTGGCGGCCGACACGCGCCTGCGCGGGGCCATGAGGGTGGTGCGCAGCGCCGCGGAGCAACTGGCGCACCCAGCCATCCGCAACATGGCCACTGTGGGAGGCTCGGTCGGGTTGGCCGATCCCAACACGGAGATTCCCGTGGCCCTGGTCGCTGCCTCGGCCCAGGTGGAGGTGGCGGGCCCCAGCGGCCGGCGGCTCGTCCCCGTGGAGTCGCTCTTCGTGGATCGCTTCCAGACCTCCCTGGGCCGAGATGAGCTGATCACCCGGATCTTCATTCCCCGGGGCCCGGAGGGCGCGGTGGGACACCACCTCCGGTTCAGCCGCGTGTCCGGCGACTACCCCACGGTGTCCATCTCGCTGGTGCTCGCCATGGAGGGGGCCACGTGCCGCCAGGCGCGCGTGGCCGTGGGGTGCTGCGGGCCGGTGCCGCTCCATGTCGCCGCCGCCGACCAGCGGCTCGTGGGTACCCCGCTCGGGGAACAGGATATCGCCGAGGCGGGGCAGCTCCTGGCCCGTGCCGCCTCGCCTGTCGATGACGTTCGGGGTTCGGCCGAGTACCGGCGCCTGCTCATCCCGCGCCTGCTCGGCCGTGCCGTGTCCCTTGCCCGGGAGCCTGCCCATGGCTGA
- a CDS encoding Sir2 family NAD-dependent protein deacetylase, translated as MNELHTRGLALLRAGREREAATCLREAVSHAPEDARAHYHLAIAHRLLGELEEARVSLRASLEFAPTLVPACAQLGGLALVAGGVEEAITWLTRALTLEPGHRISRYQMGIALRFAGHRSEAIRFLQASLEPGPGALRPLLAHRVRGQLADALRDAAAGPRPLAQCAAPLVTELLDEVAPEPEGASSAEFERELATRRVTPHEAARLLAGARSILALTGSGLSVGSGLATRKELWQRWDRDAAVSVFRFREAPGVLWEVIADFLGEGPHPPAAAHLALAACPNLMGIATQNVDGLHQEAHLAVQGAQVPMPPVIELHGTLLETRCHDCDDRPGRTAASYVGAGQPRPPRCERCGGALRPDVVLFGERVASARMHQALELVRRCDALLVVGTAMDVAPASELPRLARANGVPVIELKRTASRLSRSLDTLLLPGEADVVLPELIKALRR; from the coding sequence ATGAACGAGCTGCACACCCGAGGCCTGGCGCTGCTTCGGGCGGGGCGTGAGCGCGAGGCGGCCACCTGCCTGCGGGAGGCGGTCTCCCATGCGCCCGAGGATGCACGCGCGCACTACCACCTGGCCATCGCGCACCGGCTCCTGGGGGAGCTGGAGGAAGCGCGGGTTTCGCTTAGGGCTTCGCTGGAGTTCGCGCCCACCTTGGTGCCGGCGTGCGCGCAGTTGGGGGGGCTCGCCCTGGTGGCGGGAGGCGTCGAGGAGGCCATCACCTGGCTCACCCGGGCGCTGACCCTGGAGCCTGGGCACCGCATCTCGCGGTACCAGATGGGCATCGCGCTGCGGTTCGCGGGGCATCGGAGCGAGGCGATCCGCTTCCTCCAGGCGAGCCTCGAGCCAGGGCCGGGCGCGCTGCGGCCGCTGTTGGCGCACCGGGTTCGGGGGCAGCTCGCGGATGCCCTGCGGGACGCGGCGGCGGGTCCACGGCCGCTGGCGCAATGTGCCGCGCCGCTCGTCACGGAGTTGCTGGACGAGGTGGCGCCAGAGCCCGAGGGCGCATCCTCTGCGGAGTTCGAGAGGGAGCTGGCGACGCGGAGAGTGACACCACACGAAGCCGCGCGACTGCTGGCCGGAGCCCGGTCCATTCTGGCGCTGACCGGCTCGGGACTCTCGGTGGGTAGTGGCTTGGCGACGCGCAAGGAGCTGTGGCAGCGCTGGGACCGCGACGCGGCGGTCTCGGTGTTCCGGTTCCGGGAAGCGCCGGGAGTGCTCTGGGAGGTGATCGCCGACTTCCTGGGAGAGGGGCCGCACCCCCCGGCCGCCGCGCACCTCGCGCTCGCGGCCTGCCCGAACTTGATGGGCATCGCCACGCAGAACGTCGACGGGCTGCACCAGGAGGCGCACCTGGCGGTGCAGGGGGCCCAGGTGCCGATGCCGCCGGTCATCGAGCTGCATGGCACGTTGCTGGAGACCCGGTGCCATGACTGTGACGATCGACCCGGACGGACCGCGGCCTCCTACGTAGGAGCGGGCCAGCCGCGTCCGCCGCGCTGTGAGCGGTGCGGCGGTGCGTTGCGGCCCGACGTGGTGCTCTTCGGGGAGCGGGTCGCGTCAGCGCGGATGCATCAAGCGCTCGAGCTCGTGCGGCGGTGTGACGCACTGCTGGTGGTGGGCACGGCCATGGACGTGGCGCCAGCGTCGGAGTTGCCACGACTGGCGCGCGCCAACGGAGTGCCTGTGATCGAACTCAAGCGAACGGCCTCCCGCCTGTCGCGAAGCCTCGACACGCTGCTGTTGCCGGGCGAGGCGGACGTGGTGCTACCCGAGCTGATCAAGGCCCTGCGGCGGTAG
- a CDS encoding DUF2809 domain-containing protein, with translation MGSRSGAVPLPSFIVAYAGDTLWTAMVYACLVFLWPRLSVLQAVGLAVGISFLVEFSQLYRAPWIDAVRAHRLGALVLGRGFLATDLLCYTVGGLLAAGVDGLLTRRRALE, from the coding sequence ATGGGATCACGCTCCGGAGCCGTCCCGCTGCCCTCCTTCATCGTTGCCTACGCGGGTGACACGCTCTGGACGGCCATGGTGTACGCGTGCCTCGTCTTCCTCTGGCCCCGCCTCTCGGTGCTCCAGGCGGTGGGGCTCGCGGTGGGCATCTCGTTCCTGGTGGAGTTCAGCCAGCTCTACCGGGCGCCCTGGATTGACGCGGTGCGGGCGCACCGGCTGGGCGCGCTGGTGCTGGGGCGAGGGTTCCTGGCCACGGATCTGCTCTGCTACACGGTGGGGGGTCTGCTGGCCGCGGGAGTGGATGGGCTGCTTACCCGGCGGAGGGCCCTGGAATGA
- a CDS encoding alpha/beta fold hydrolase has translation MQHAYAEINGIRMHYVTHGTGEPILFLHGFPEYWGVWKPLLKEFSKDYRVIAPDLRGYNLTSRPRDVEQYRIQHLVADVRALAEHLGLRKFTLVAQDWGAFLGWSFAIRHPEYIRRFVSIDVTHPAIFDRELKENPYQQKASQYMLGILNNPHAAEELVANDFALPRKLLFEDAIHHGARLSEEDLAEWLTAWRQPGVFKAGHQYYQAARIGPPDGNGFPGGSNLLEDVPQEKWKVNFPVLMLWAEKDPYLLEDCLRGLEVLAPNLTLHKVPGASHWLTLEKPQEVIQHLRDFFAKKG, from the coding sequence ATGCAGCACGCGTACGCAGAGATCAACGGCATCCGGATGCACTACGTGACGCACGGCACAGGGGAGCCCATCCTGTTCCTCCACGGGTTCCCCGAGTACTGGGGCGTGTGGAAGCCCCTGCTGAAGGAGTTCTCGAAGGACTACCGGGTCATCGCCCCAGACCTGCGGGGCTACAACCTGACGTCCCGTCCCAGAGATGTCGAGCAGTACCGCATCCAGCACCTCGTCGCGGACGTGCGCGCGCTGGCCGAGCACCTGGGCCTGCGCAAGTTCACCCTGGTGGCCCAGGACTGGGGCGCGTTCCTGGGCTGGAGCTTCGCGATCCGCCACCCGGAGTACATCCGCCGCTTCGTCAGCATCGACGTCACCCACCCCGCCATCTTCGATCGCGAGCTGAAGGAGAACCCCTACCAGCAGAAGGCCAGCCAGTACATGCTGGGCATCCTCAACAACCCCCATGCCGCAGAGGAGCTGGTCGCCAACGACTTCGCCCTCCCCCGCAAGCTCCTCTTCGAGGATGCGATCCACCACGGCGCCCGGCTCTCCGAGGAGGACCTCGCCGAATGGCTCACGGCCTGGAGGCAGCCCGGAGTGTTCAAGGCGGGGCACCAGTACTACCAGGCCGCGCGGATCGGCCCTCCGGATGGGAATGGCTTCCCGGGCGGCAGCAACCTCCTGGAGGACGTGCCCCAGGAGAAATGGAAGGTGAACTTCCCCGTGCTCATGCTCTGGGCCGAGAAGGATCCCTACCTCCTCGAGGACTGCCTGCGAGGCCTGGAGGTGCTCGCACCCAACCTGACCCTCCACAAGGTCCCCGGCGCCAGCCACTGGCTCACCCTGGAGAAGCCCCAGGAGGTCATCCAGCACCTCCGCGACTTCTTCGCCAAGAAGGGCTGA
- a CDS encoding alanyl-tRNA editing protein produces the protein MLSLRDMSPTERLYYSDPFLHQFSGRVLAHAAWNGAPSLVLDRTAFYPEAGGQMADRGVLGGLAVKDVQVDDAGLVHHVLELAEGKGLPEVGAELAGQIDRARRRVHMALHTGQHMLSRALVDVANAHTVSSRLGETLCTIDVDLDALDERQVAEAEALVNAVIDDDIQIRSFFPTPEELAALPLRRAPKVTDNIRVVQIGDFDVSPCGGTHCTRSAQVGLIRVLGVERYKSKGRVSFSAGPRARSELWEEAGTLRGLGRAFTCGPGEVPTVIEKLRRELTEAREALGAARAKLADQTATELAAALEQSPEHRVVAVLDGAGPESLRAIAARLTARPEAVVFLAGRAPEGLAVLIARGSGSPFGCGAFLKRLAEAGGGRGGGRPEHAEGRLPAGADFPALVASLLG, from the coding sequence ATGTTATCCCTTCGGGACATGTCTCCCACCGAGCGGCTCTACTACTCCGATCCCTTCCTGCATCAGTTCTCCGGGCGAGTGCTCGCCCACGCGGCGTGGAATGGCGCCCCCTCCCTCGTGCTCGACCGGACGGCCTTCTACCCGGAGGCGGGAGGGCAGATGGCCGATCGCGGGGTGCTCGGGGGGTTGGCGGTGAAGGACGTGCAAGTGGACGACGCGGGCCTCGTCCACCACGTGCTGGAGCTGGCGGAGGGCAAGGGGCTGCCCGAGGTGGGCGCCGAGCTCGCGGGGCAGATCGACCGGGCCCGCCGACGGGTACATATGGCGCTGCACACGGGGCAGCACATGCTCTCGCGGGCGCTGGTGGACGTGGCCAACGCGCACACCGTCTCTTCGCGCCTGGGCGAGACGCTGTGTACCATCGACGTGGACCTGGACGCGCTCGACGAGCGGCAGGTGGCCGAGGCCGAGGCGCTCGTCAACGCCGTCATCGACGATGACATCCAGATCCGCTCCTTCTTCCCGACGCCGGAGGAGCTGGCGGCGCTGCCGCTGCGCCGGGCGCCCAAGGTGACCGACAACATCCGCGTGGTGCAGATCGGCGACTTCGATGTGTCGCCGTGTGGCGGCACGCACTGCACCCGCTCGGCGCAGGTGGGGTTGATCCGGGTGCTGGGGGTGGAGCGCTACAAGAGCAAGGGGCGGGTGTCGTTCTCCGCGGGCCCTCGCGCCCGGAGCGAGCTGTGGGAGGAGGCCGGCACGCTGCGTGGCCTGGGCCGGGCCTTCACGTGTGGCCCGGGCGAGGTACCCACCGTCATCGAGAAGCTCCGCCGTGAGCTCACCGAGGCGCGCGAGGCGCTGGGGGCGGCCCGGGCGAAGCTGGCGGATCAGACGGCCACGGAGCTGGCCGCCGCGCTGGAGCAGTCGCCGGAGCACCGGGTGGTGGCGGTGCTGGACGGAGCGGGCCCCGAGTCGCTGCGGGCGATCGCGGCGAGGCTGACGGCGCGCCCGGAGGCCGTGGTGTTTCTGGCTGGCCGCGCTCCCGAGGGGTTGGCGGTGCTGATCGCCCGCGGGAGCGGCTCCCCCTTCGGCTGTGGCGCCTTCCTCAAGCGCCTGGCGGAGGCGGGCGGCGGGCGAGGGGGAGGCCGGCCCGAGCACGCCGAGGGGCGCCTGCCGGCGGGGGCCGACTTCCCGGCGCTCGTGGCCTCGCTGCTGGGGTAG